The following coding sequences are from one Methanococcoides orientis window:
- a CDS encoding shikimate dehydrogenase — MKQVFGVMGDPIAHSLSPIMHNAAFEALGMDCTFHAFKVKQQDLGDALKGAQAMGFGGLNLTVPLKETAIGLIETDELAARIGAVNTIDFKDGIKGYNTDGLGAQKTLEDAGVDIQDKNVLILGAGGAARAIAFTFTEAGAKVNIANRTPERAMTLAAEIGNVNGFGLDVLDRCLEDTDILINTTTVGMDPCIGDTIVTADQMHSNLTVFDVVYNPLKTKLLRETEAAGANPVTGIMMLVYQGAEAFRIWTGVEPPVDIMKKAVMEALKL; from the coding sequence ATGAAACAGGTATTCGGAGTTATGGGAGATCCGATCGCCCATTCACTCTCACCCATCATGCACAATGCAGCCTTCGAAGCTCTTGGAATGGACTGCACATTCCATGCATTCAAAGTAAAGCAGCAGGATCTTGGCGATGCCTTAAAAGGCGCACAGGCCATGGGATTTGGAGGATTGAACCTCACAGTCCCGCTAAAAGAGACTGCCATCGGACTTATTGAGACCGACGAACTGGCTGCAAGGATAGGAGCTGTCAATACCATCGATTTTAAGGACGGTATCAAAGGTTACAACACAGATGGCCTCGGTGCGCAGAAGACACTGGAAGATGCTGGTGTAGACATACAGGATAAGAACGTACTGATCCTCGGTGCCGGAGGCGCTGCCAGGGCAATAGCCTTCACGTTCACAGAAGCCGGTGCAAAGGTCAACATTGCCAACAGGACCCCTGAAAGGGCAATGACCCTTGCAGCAGAGATCGGAAATGTCAACGGCTTCGGGCTGGACGTACTGGACAGGTGCCTGGAAGACACAGATATACTCATCAATACAACAACTGTTGGAATGGACCCCTGCATAGGCGACACCATCGTCACCGCTGACCAGATGCATTCCAACCTCACCGTTTTTGACGTCGTTTACAATCCATTGAAGACAAAATTGCTCAGGGAAACCGAAGCTGCCGGAGCAAATCCAGTCACAGGCATCATGATGTTGGTCTACCAGGGCGCAGAAGCATTCCGCATATGGACCGGCGTGGAACCACCTGTGGACATTATGAAAAAGGCCGTAATGGAGGCCCTGAAATTATGA
- the aroD gene encoding type I 3-dehydroquinate dehydratase has product MVSIGNFDLDKRAALVAAINEEPLIQAKAAAKLGADVLEIRFDLLGINTPENAADILKKLRSDTGLPCIATNRLQAEGGNWEGSEEDRLNLLEEILVFTDAIDVELSADQHIRDRLVKKAKEKGKTVIISSHDFESTPDKITIRNILERSKQAGADIAKLAVMPNSMQDVLNLLEVTLSEDNVCTIAMGQLGKHTRIVGPFYGSKLTYASVSSAVAPGQLKVQELKIALEMLQ; this is encoded by the coding sequence ATGGTCAGCATAGGTAATTTCGATCTGGATAAGAGGGCAGCCCTTGTTGCAGCTATCAACGAGGAACCTCTGATACAGGCAAAAGCCGCTGCAAAGCTGGGTGCTGACGTCCTTGAGATCAGGTTTGACCTGCTCGGGATAAACACACCCGAAAATGCAGCAGATATTCTCAAAAAGCTTCGATCTGACACAGGACTTCCGTGTATTGCAACCAATCGGTTACAAGCTGAGGGAGGAAACTGGGAAGGCTCTGAAGAAGACAGGCTAAACTTGCTTGAAGAGATACTTGTTTTCACAGATGCAATTGATGTAGAGCTCAGTGCAGATCAACATATTCGGGACAGGCTTGTAAAAAAGGCAAAAGAAAAAGGGAAAACTGTCATCATATCCTCCCACGATTTTGAGAGCACACCTGACAAAATAACTATCAGGAATATCCTTGAACGATCAAAACAGGCAGGAGCCGATATCGCAAAGCTCGCAGTGATGCCAAACAGCATGCAGGACGTCCTAAACCTGCTCGAGGTCACATTAAGTGAGGATAACGTTTGCACCATCGCAATGGGCCAGCTTGGAAAGCACACCCGGATCGTAGGACCATTTTATGGTTCCAAACTTACCTATGCCAGCGTATCAAGCGCTGTAGCACCCGGACAGTTGAAAGTACAGGAACTTAAAATAGCACTGGAGATGCTTCAATGA
- a CDS encoding 3-dehydroquinate synthase II produces the protein MKDKTIWIKADKGDWEDHKDRITTGLESGANYVLVNAGEVEKVRELGDIKVAAFANDDKSGADVVVVGKGGEGDGTRPLSPDPIGSLDMSTAIRLKEKGLTVGAYVVIQNKAYEEFAAQIGKECDFLIIVGTDWKVIPLENLIAGLQDSNVQIIAGVRDADEAKLALETMEHGSEGVLLDSEDPNAIKATVTVAESSGVDALELVAAKVTKVEPVGMGDRVCVDTCNMMTRGEGMLVGSQASGMFLVHSESEESPYVASRPFRVNAGAVHAYVKVGDKTRYLSELKSGDDVTIVDAQGNQRAGIVGRVKIERRPLMLVEAEVNGNIIKNILQNAETIKLVDANGEPISIAELKPGDEVMVNYEGGARHFGMKVEETIIEK, from the coding sequence ATGAAAGACAAGACAATTTGGATCAAAGCCGATAAAGGCGACTGGGAAGATCACAAGGACAGGATAACCACCGGACTGGAATCCGGTGCAAACTACGTTCTTGTAAACGCTGGCGAAGTGGAAAAAGTGAGAGAACTTGGCGACATCAAGGTCGCTGCTTTTGCCAATGACGATAAGTCAGGCGCTGACGTTGTGGTCGTCGGAAAAGGAGGAGAAGGCGACGGTACAAGACCTCTGTCTCCTGACCCCATCGGATCCCTTGACATGAGCACAGCTATCCGTTTAAAGGAAAAAGGCCTCACCGTAGGTGCATATGTGGTCATACAGAACAAGGCATACGAGGAATTTGCAGCACAGATCGGAAAGGAATGTGATTTCCTGATCATCGTTGGTACCGACTGGAAGGTCATTCCTCTTGAGAACCTCATCGCAGGTCTTCAGGACAGCAATGTGCAGATCATTGCCGGTGTCCGGGATGCTGACGAAGCAAAGCTTGCCCTTGAGACCATGGAGCATGGTTCAGAAGGTGTCCTGCTTGACAGTGAAGATCCCAATGCCATCAAGGCCACTGTTACAGTAGCCGAGAGCTCAGGCGTGGATGCACTGGAACTCGTCGCTGCAAAGGTCACAAAGGTCGAACCTGTGGGAATGGGAGACCGCGTCTGTGTCGATACATGTAACATGATGACACGTGGTGAGGGAATGCTCGTCGGTTCCCAGGCAAGCGGTATGTTCCTTGTCCACTCCGAATCCGAGGAAAGCCCGTACGTGGCATCCAGGCCGTTCAGGGTAAATGCAGGAGCAGTGCATGCATACGTGAAGGTCGGCGACAAGACCAGATACCTCTCTGAACTCAAATCCGGTGATGATGTCACCATCGTTGATGCACAGGGCAACCAGCGTGCAGGCATTGTCGGCAGGGTCAAGATCGAAAGACGCCCGCTAATGCTTGTTGAAGCAGAGGTAAATGGAAACATTATCAAGAACATACTCCAGAATGCCGAAACCATCAAACTTGTAGACGCCAACGGTGAACCTATCTCCATTGCCGAGCTTAAGCCCGGAGATGAAGTAATGGTAAACTACGAGGGAGGCGCACGCCACTTCGGCATGAAGGTTGAAGAGACCATCATAGAGAAATGA
- a CDS encoding 2-amino-3,7-dideoxy-D-threo-hept-6-ulosonate synthase yields MAEIGKKIRIERIMQRESRNMVIIPMDHGMSDGPIRGVIDIADSINKVAEGGADAILMQKGMVYHGHRGYGHDVGLIVHMSASTSLGPDPNDKVLVCKVEEAMKMGADAVSIHVNVGSETESDQLKKLGYVAEQCDEWGIPLLSMMYPRGKKVTNPHDPEMVAHAARVGAELGADIIKTVYTGDVDSFKDVVKGCPVPVVIAGGPKTETDEQFLEMINGAMESGARGVAIGRNVFQHPDPTKMTQAITQIVHKGRSVEEALQTLK; encoded by the coding sequence ATGGCTGAGATAGGTAAAAAGATTCGAATAGAAAGGATCATGCAAAGGGAAAGCAGGAACATGGTCATCATTCCGATGGACCACGGAATGTCTGACGGACCCATCCGGGGAGTAATAGACATTGCAGATTCCATCAACAAGGTCGCAGAAGGAGGTGCAGATGCAATCCTCATGCAGAAAGGAATGGTTTACCACGGCCACCGCGGATACGGCCATGACGTCGGGCTTATCGTTCACATGAGCGCATCCACATCCCTTGGACCTGACCCTAACGACAAGGTACTTGTCTGCAAGGTCGAAGAAGCCATGAAAATGGGTGCTGACGCCGTATCCATTCACGTGAACGTCGGTTCTGAGACCGAATCCGACCAGCTCAAGAAGCTCGGATATGTCGCAGAACAATGTGACGAATGGGGAATCCCACTCCTGTCTATGATGTACCCAAGAGGCAAGAAGGTCACAAACCCACACGATCCGGAAATGGTAGCACACGCAGCCAGGGTCGGAGCAGAGCTTGGCGCAGACATCATCAAGACCGTCTACACCGGAGATGTTGACAGCTTCAAGGACGTTGTAAAGGGATGCCCGGTACCTGTTGTTATTGCAGGCGGACCAAAGACCGAGACCGATGAGCAGTTCCTGGAAATGATCAACGGTGCAATGGAATCCGGAGCAAGAGGAGTTGCCATCGGAAGGAATGTGTTCCAGCATCCTGACCCCACAAAGATGACACAGGCCATCACACAGATCGTCCACAAAGGCCGCAGTGTTGAGGAAGCACTACAAACACTTAAATGA
- a CDS encoding GMP synthase subunit A codes for MRELKILVINNYGQFCHLIHRTVRDLDMETKIVANTTSVEDILEEEPDGIILSGGPSMDRIGICQEYVESIDRPILGICLGHQLIAKTFGGQTGSGEYGGYAEIDVEVLEEDDILKGLGPRTSVWASHADEVTVLPEGFLHLARSDVCEIEAMRHPERPIYGVQWHPEVAHTDKGEELFMNFFEVCENY; via the coding sequence ATGAGAGAGTTAAAGATCCTTGTTATCAATAATTATGGCCAGTTCTGTCACCTTATTCACAGAACCGTACGCGATCTCGACATGGAAACGAAGATCGTAGCGAACACGACCTCTGTGGAAGATATCCTTGAGGAAGAGCCGGATGGCATCATTTTAAGCGGTGGTCCGTCAATGGATCGTATAGGCATTTGCCAGGAATATGTTGAGAGTATCGACAGGCCTATCCTGGGAATCTGCCTAGGACACCAGCTTATAGCCAAGACCTTCGGTGGACAGACCGGTTCAGGTGAGTATGGCGGCTATGCAGAGATCGATGTGGAGGTCCTGGAAGAGGACGATATCCTTAAAGGGCTTGGCCCGAGAACATCCGTATGGGCTTCCCATGCTGATGAGGTCACTGTGCTTCCTGAAGGGTTCCTGCACCTTGCACGCTCGGACGTGTGTGAGATCGAGGCAATGCGCCATCCTGAAAGGCCGATCTACGGAGTGCAGTGGCATCCTGAAGTTGCTCACACCGATAAAGGTGAAGAGCTTTTCATGAACTTCTTTGAGGTTTGTGAGAACTATTGA
- a CDS encoding TIM barrel protein, producing the protein MKELLFGTAGTPISAKKRGSIEGIQRIRELGLGCMELEFVRGVRMKEGMAERVRTTAEAEEVELSVHAPYYINLNSAEEEKIDASIERIYQSARIGALCGASSIVFHPAYYHKQDSEMVMERVNGLLGKLASRLADEGIDAVLRPETTGKPTQFGDLEETLMMASAIEGVMPCIDFSHLHARSSGEFNTLEEYRDVLGKVEEYLGREGLEDMHCHVSGIAYGEKGEKNHLILRESDYNYADLMAAFREFNVKGLVICESPNLEEDALLLQNTFRNTEM; encoded by the coding sequence ATGAAAGAGCTGCTCTTCGGAACGGCAGGGACCCCTATCAGTGCAAAGAAGAGGGGCAGCATCGAAGGAATTCAGCGCATCCGTGAGCTTGGCCTGGGGTGCATGGAACTGGAATTCGTGCGCGGGGTGCGTATGAAGGAAGGTATGGCAGAAAGGGTAAGGACAACGGCTGAAGCAGAGGAAGTGGAACTCAGCGTCCACGCACCCTATTATATCAATCTCAACTCTGCGGAGGAGGAGAAGATCGATGCCAGTATCGAGCGCATCTACCAGTCAGCCCGCATCGGTGCACTCTGCGGCGCATCATCCATTGTATTCCATCCTGCCTACTACCACAAGCAGGACAGTGAAATGGTAATGGAAAGGGTCAACGGGCTGCTTGGAAAGTTAGCATCACGGCTTGCGGATGAAGGCATCGACGCTGTGCTTCGCCCGGAGACCACCGGCAAACCGACACAGTTCGGCGATCTGGAGGAGACACTGATGATGGCTTCAGCCATCGAGGGAGTCATGCCCTGTATCGATTTCTCACATCTGCACGCACGAAGCAGCGGAGAGTTCAATACGCTTGAGGAGTACCGGGACGTGCTCGGGAAGGTGGAGGAATACCTTGGCAGAGAAGGGCTTGAGGACATGCACTGCCACGTTTCCGGCATCGCGTACGGGGAGAAAGGAGAAAAGAACCACCTGATACTCCGGGAATCAGATTACAATTATGCTGACCTGATGGCAGCATTCCGGGAGTTTAATGTGAAGGGGCTTGTGATATGCGAGAGTCCGAATCTGGAGGAGGATGCTTTGCTACTCCAGAATACATTCAGGAATACTGAAATGTAA
- a CDS encoding glycosyltransferase family 2 protein: MNVVAAIPAYNEEVNIKHLIKRTKLYVDKIILVDDGSSDATAYIAKNMGAQVIRHGDNLGKSAALATAFEEAKKLNPSVLVTIYANGFHNPDDIPAILNPVLSEDADVVNGAYVTSSGIGFGTASEYAKATDKNKFFMSSGFRAYSSKTLDVFKFTKGDDAIEVELIDDAVKSGFKVREVPIKIIDPVKRELLASKRIGVVVPAYNEEKLIKATVDGIPQYVDRIYVIDDASIDNTAKVIETLNDPRLFVITHEINKGVGAAIVNGYKQSLKEEMDVVAVMAGDNQMNPAQLPKLLMPIIEGRADYTKGNRLFSEEYRGGMSGLRLFGNSILTFITKIGSGYWNIMDPQNGYTAISREALAEIGLDEIYTYYGYCNHILVRLNAFGFRTLDVVMPARYGKEKSTIKYGPYIGKVSFMLFKKFLWRLKMKYMILNFHPLVLFYILSMLLLPVGVLLGMAILIAWLMQWSVSSNLPILDAFILVSGTQFLLFAMLFDMQESDKDMRGENRLYGDY, translated from the coding sequence ATGAATGTTGTGGCAGCCATTCCTGCATACAATGAAGAGGTTAACATCAAGCACCTCATTAAAAGAACGAAGCTCTATGTGGATAAGATCATTCTTGTTGATGATGGGAGTAGCGATGCGACAGCCTATATTGCTAAGAACATGGGTGCACAGGTAATCAGGCATGGTGATAATCTTGGGAAGTCTGCGGCATTGGCAACAGCTTTTGAAGAAGCGAAAAAACTAAACCCCTCTGTGCTTGTGACTATCTATGCGAACGGCTTTCACAATCCTGATGATATCCCTGCAATACTGAATCCTGTACTTTCCGAGGATGCGGATGTTGTGAATGGTGCTTATGTCACTTCATCGGGCATTGGCTTTGGCACTGCTTCCGAGTATGCGAAGGCTACAGACAAGAACAAGTTTTTCATGAGCAGTGGCTTCCGTGCGTATTCTTCAAAAACACTCGATGTTTTCAAATTCACAAAGGGTGATGATGCTATTGAGGTGGAGTTAATAGATGATGCTGTCAAGTCCGGTTTTAAGGTGCGTGAGGTGCCTATCAAGATAATCGATCCGGTCAAGAGAGAGTTGTTGGCAAGCAAACGCATAGGTGTGGTAGTGCCTGCGTATAATGAAGAGAAGCTTATAAAAGCTACTGTTGATGGTATTCCCCAGTACGTTGACCGGATCTATGTGATTGATGATGCGAGTATTGATAATACTGCAAAGGTCATTGAGACACTGAACGACCCAAGGTTGTTTGTGATAACGCACGAGATCAATAAAGGTGTGGGTGCTGCAATTGTCAATGGCTACAAGCAGTCACTGAAAGAAGAGATGGATGTCGTTGCGGTAATGGCAGGGGATAACCAGATGAACCCTGCCCAGCTTCCAAAGCTGCTTATGCCCATAATCGAGGGTAGAGCTGATTATACTAAAGGCAACCGCCTGTTCAGTGAGGAGTACCGCGGGGGCATGAGCGGATTGCGCCTGTTTGGCAACTCGATTTTAACTTTCATCACAAAGATCGGAAGTGGATACTGGAATATAATGGATCCTCAGAATGGCTATACTGCCATCTCAAGGGAAGCACTGGCGGAGATAGGTTTGGATGAGATCTATACGTATTACGGCTACTGCAACCATATTCTTGTGAGGTTGAATGCCTTTGGTTTCAGGACCCTTGATGTGGTCATGCCTGCCAGATACGGGAAAGAGAAGTCAACGATCAAGTACGGTCCGTACATCGGCAAGGTATCGTTCATGTTGTTCAAGAAGTTCCTCTGGAGATTGAAGATGAAGTACATGATACTCAACTTCCATCCGCTCGTCTTGTTCTACATCCTTTCAATGCTCCTCCTTCCTGTAGGTGTGCTTCTCGGTATGGCAATACTCATAGCCTGGCTAATGCAGTGGTCAGTATCTTCGAATCTTCCAATACTTGATGCTTTTATACTTGTTTCAGGTACTCAGTTCCTGCTGTTCGCAATGCTTTTCGATATGCAGGAGTCGGATAAAGATATGAGAGGCGAGAACCGGTTATATGGCGATTATTGA
- a CDS encoding metal-dependent hydrolase produces MFILGHIGITLVVFYIASLAIPSLKRHLDYRFIALGALLPDLIDKPIGRILFEDVFASGRLFAHTLVFVIVILVAGYVYFRHRGDSRIMLVAGASFLHLLEDRMWMAPQTFFWPVFGWEFAQGHSYGSFLEYFMNIARHVYSPDFSFALISEISGLLIVLFLVYKHRN; encoded by the coding sequence ATGTTCATCCTTGGCCACATAGGAATCACGCTCGTAGTCTTCTACATTGCAAGCCTTGCCATTCCTTCTCTTAAACGTCATCTTGATTACCGGTTCATCGCACTGGGAGCCCTGCTGCCGGACCTGATAGATAAACCCATAGGCAGGATCTTGTTTGAAGATGTTTTTGCAAGTGGAAGGCTTTTTGCACACACTCTTGTTTTTGTTATTGTAATTCTGGTTGCCGGATATGTTTATTTCAGGCACCGAGGAGATTCCCGAATCATGCTTGTAGCCGGAGCCAGTTTCCTGCATCTGCTGGAAGACCGGATGTGGATGGCTCCACAGACATTCTTCTGGCCGGTCTTTGGATGGGAGTTTGCTCAGGGACACTCTTATGGGAGCTTTCTGGAATATTTCATGAATATCGCGAGACATGTTTACAGCCCTGACTTTTCTTTTGCCCTAATTTCTGAAATAAGTGGCCTGCTAATTGTTCTGTTCCTTGTGTACAAGCACAGGAACTGA
- a CDS encoding polysaccharide deacetylase family protein, with protein MLSIDDRDFTIYKFRRLCEAIATTYPTITMAEYLNNEHPSRFVLMRHDVDRMPGKALETAQIEHELGIKATYYFRSTKSVFKPEIMKQIQNMGHEVGYHYETLSEANGDPEKGIELFQSHLNDFKKIANVRTICMHGSPLSKYDNRDLWDVYDFEDFGILGEAYLSAGEDLNYFTDSGRTWCFGSSMRDYIPGKTEHLSADTTDDLIELIEKNEYNNFYILAHPERWSSTVAGWGLYYSMDILFNLGKKFLMGVSGVNNCKDGLENSSISITVDIEDWYHIPSVCGSDFSVYKDVDEFFERWGKRYDYLSEPTKKILDILDEFNVTATFFVVADVEEHYPGLIESISKRGHEIGCHGAHHSCGINSKTKEPLMTIKEFEAETLEAKKKLEKASGKEVIGYRAPNALVTGEMLDSLEKIGFKYDSSVSVNSLYNKTDSSLKGVSSVPYHPAHGSLEPGGVRSFIEFPWSYYDIGAKIPTSGGPMLRFLGSQIILKGLRQSLNRGHTIFYFHPIDISNEKFPDVGKGRPFYWAVKGGIVEKRIRHVLKNLEHVNKVPLKDMVG; from the coding sequence ATGCTGAGTATTGATGACCGTGATTTTACGATCTATAAGTTTCGGCGCCTCTGTGAAGCAATAGCTACAACGTATCCAACGATCACAATGGCAGAATACCTGAATAATGAGCATCCTTCCAGATTCGTACTGATGCGCCATGATGTTGACCGGATGCCAGGAAAAGCACTGGAAACCGCACAGATCGAGCATGAACTGGGCATCAAGGCAACATACTATTTCAGGTCGACCAAAAGCGTGTTCAAGCCTGAGATCATGAAGCAGATCCAGAATATGGGGCATGAGGTCGGTTACCACTATGAGACATTAAGTGAGGCAAATGGTGACCCGGAGAAGGGAATCGAACTATTCCAATCTCATCTAAATGATTTCAAGAAAATTGCCAATGTTAGAACTATTTGTATGCACGGTAGTCCTTTGTCAAAGTATGATAATCGTGATCTTTGGGATGTATATGACTTCGAAGATTTTGGAATTCTCGGAGAGGCATATTTATCCGCCGGAGAAGACCTTAATTATTTTACTGACTCTGGAAGGACTTGGTGTTTCGGGAGTAGTATGAGAGACTATATTCCCGGAAAAACAGAACATCTTAGTGCTGATACAACTGATGATCTTATTGAATTGATCGAGAAAAACGAATATAATAATTTCTATATTCTTGCACATCCAGAAAGATGGTCTTCGACTGTTGCCGGATGGGGTCTATATTATTCAATGGACATTCTATTCAATCTTGGCAAGAAATTTTTGATGGGGGTAAGTGGTGTGAATAATTGTAAGGATGGGTTGGAAAATAGTAGTATCTCAATAACAGTCGATATTGAAGACTGGTATCATATTCCATCCGTTTGTGGATCCGATTTCTCGGTTTACAAAGATGTAGACGAATTTTTTGAAAGATGGGGTAAAAGGTATGATTATTTAAGTGAGCCGACAAAAAAAATACTGGATATTCTTGATGAATTTAATGTAACAGCCACATTCTTTGTTGTTGCAGATGTTGAAGAACATTATCCTGGTCTGATTGAATCTATTTCTAAAAGAGGTCATGAAATTGGGTGTCATGGAGCTCATCATTCATGCGGGATCAACTCTAAGACCAAAGAGCCGTTGATGACCATTAAGGAATTTGAGGCAGAGACCTTGGAGGCAAAGAAAAAACTTGAAAAAGCATCGGGAAAGGAGGTAATTGGTTATCGTGCACCAAATGCACTAGTTACAGGAGAGATGCTTGATTCACTTGAAAAAATTGGATTTAAGTATGATTCGTCAGTCTCTGTAAATTCACTTTACAATAAAACAGATTCATCTTTGAAAGGAGTTTCATCAGTCCCTTATCATCCAGCCCATGGAAGTCTGGAGCCCGGGGGGGTCAGAAGCTTTATTGAGTTCCCATGGTCCTATTATGATATCGGTGCAAAGATTCCTACCTCTGGTGGACCCATGCTAAGGTTTTTGGGTAGCCAGATTATCTTGAAAGGACTAAGACAGAGCTTGAATAGGGGACATACAATATTCTATTTTCATCCCATCGACATTTCAAATGAAAAGTTTCCAGATGTGGGGAAAGGTAGGCCATTTTACTGGGCAGTAAAAGGAGGGATTGTTGAAAAAAGGATTCGGCATGTATTGAAGAATTTAGAACATGTTAACAAAGTTCCCCTTAAGGACATGGTGGGATAA
- a CDS encoding lipid II:glycine glycyltransferase FemX, with protein MTKVEENEWKSFLDKYGDSTIYHTPEWRLLLQRTFNYKSNYIFAKDDCGEIVGFLPLFYINSKLTGNRLCSVPFSHICSPIGNKEVFNCLIDETVSIFDSSDAKFIEIRDHVDSNNFVSQNSFSTYILDVSKNRDELWANMSRSTRHNINKSKKKGTSVRVTRNYEDLKQFYELNCITKRKIGVPCHPWKFFKNLFDIFKENVSLYVVEYDGEIIAGGIRDFYHDTVSAKYAASNPKFTKLYPYNALNWKCIEDASNNGYKYYDLGRVSYDNKGLIFFKQRWGAVEKRIFYSFYPKNPMSLTENRDNLKYKIGTNVIKKIPMPIYQKLSNEVFGNFG; from the coding sequence GTGACTAAGGTTGAAGAGAACGAGTGGAAATCGTTTTTGGATAAATATGGTGATTCGACAATCTATCATACTCCTGAATGGAGGCTGCTTTTACAAAGGACATTTAATTATAAGTCTAATTATATTTTTGCGAAAGACGATTGTGGGGAAATTGTTGGATTCTTACCTTTGTTTTACATTAACAGCAAATTAACTGGAAATAGATTATGTTCTGTTCCCTTTTCTCATATATGTAGTCCCATAGGCAATAAGGAAGTATTCAATTGTTTAATAGATGAAACTGTTAGTATCTTTGACAGTTCTGATGCTAAATTTATTGAAATTCGGGACCATGTTGACTCGAATAATTTTGTAAGCCAAAATTCATTCTCAACGTATATCTTAGATGTATCTAAAAATCGTGATGAGTTATGGGCGAACATGTCGAGATCTACTAGACATAATATTAATAAATCAAAAAAAAAGGGTACAAGTGTACGTGTCACAAGAAACTATGAAGATTTAAAACAATTCTATGAACTAAATTGCATAACAAAAAGAAAAATTGGAGTTCCCTGCCATCCATGGAAATTTTTTAAAAATTTATTTGACATTTTCAAAGAAAATGTTTCTTTGTATGTTGTAGAATATGATGGGGAAATAATTGCGGGGGGTATTCGAGACTTTTATCACGATACTGTTTCCGCAAAATACGCTGCTTCAAATCCTAAATTTACTAAATTATATCCATATAATGCTTTAAATTGGAAGTGTATTGAAGATGCATCTAATAATGGATACAAGTATTACGATCTTGGAAGAGTTTCCTACGACAATAAAGGATTAATATTTTTTAAACAAAGATGGGGCGCCGTTGAAAAAAGAATATTCTATTCTTTTTATCCAAAAAACCCTATGTCTTTGACTGAAAACAGAGACAATTTGAAATATAAAATCGGGACAAACGTGATTAAAAAGATTCCTATGCCAATTTATCAAAAACTTAGCAATGAAGTATTTGGAAATTTTGGGTGA
- a CDS encoding DUF354 domain-containing protein, producing MRIIVEMGHPAHVHHFKNMIWELEKKGHHIKICATDKEVTLDLLDAYGFNYSVLGVNSGSGLIGKIPLLIESELKMFKIAKKFKPDLFISKGSPVSAHISSLFRKPSISSNDTEHSTFVDSIVFPFMDTILTPACFKRDLGKKQIRYDGYHELAYLHPKYFTPSPEVLNELGLSEDDTFIILRLVSWAASHDIGHHGIQNKLKFVKELEKYGRVLITSEGQLGPEFEKYKIKVSPEKLHDLLYYATLYVGDGGTTAAESAVLGTPSIYVSSLVGTMGNFIELEEKYGLMFSYSDSKTALEKSIELIKNPHVKTEWGEKREQMLKDKIDVTAFMVGFVIGH from the coding sequence ATGAGAATTATTGTTGAAATGGGACATCCTGCACATGTTCATCATTTTAAGAACATGATATGGGAATTAGAAAAAAAGGGTCATCATATCAAGATATGTGCTACTGATAAGGAAGTTACACTTGATCTATTAGATGCATATGGGTTTAATTACAGTGTTTTGGGGGTAAATAGTGGATCGGGACTTATAGGTAAAATCCCTCTTTTGATTGAATCAGAACTTAAGATGTTCAAAATAGCTAAAAAATTTAAACCCGACCTGTTTATCTCTAAAGGTTCCCCGGTTTCCGCTCATATAAGCAGCCTTTTCCGTAAACCTTCTATCTCCTCTAACGACACTGAGCACTCAACATTTGTTGATTCGATAGTATTTCCTTTTATGGATACAATATTGACGCCCGCTTGTTTCAAAAGAGATCTTGGCAAAAAACAAATCCGATATGATGGTTATCATGAATTGGCATATCTGCATCCAAAATATTTCACACCTAGCCCTGAAGTGTTGAACGAATTGGGTCTAAGTGAAGATGATACTTTTATTATTTTACGTCTTGTTTCGTGGGCTGCCAGCCATGATATTGGTCATCACGGTATACAAAACAAACTTAAATTTGTTAAAGAGCTTGAAAAGTATGGGCGCGTGCTAATCACCTCCGAAGGTCAGTTAGGTCCTGAATTTGAAAAGTATAAGATCAAAGTTTCTCCAGAGAAATTGCATGATCTGCTGTATTATGCTACTCTGTATGTTGGGGACGGTGGTACAACTGCAGCTGAAAGTGCTGTATTGGGTACTCCATCGATTTACGTTTCTTCCCTTGTGGGAACAATGGGCAATTTTATAGAATTGGAAGAAAAATATGGTTTGATGTTTAGTTATAGTGATTCAAAGACAGCTCTTGAAAAATCAATAGAATTGATTAAAAATCCACATGTTAAGACTGAATGGGGTGAGAAACGGGAACAAATGTTAAAAGATAAAATTGATGTTACTGCTTTTATGGTGGGTTTTGTGATTGGACATTAA